One stretch of Lysobacter sp. KIS68-7 DNA includes these proteins:
- a CDS encoding PQQ-dependent sugar dehydrogenase gives MSPLRHALNGFIAGCALALAGCGSGMTSGSITVGNSPPVFTSPANVSVVEDTTGVFYNATATDANGDTIAFTIAGGPDAALFNMTTAGALSFNAPPDFEVPLDAGNDNVYNLVLGANDGISTTTLALAVTVTDQPSARFQVRRVAFGLSSPVFVAPVPDGTGRVFVGELAGRIRILTPSNGTVAAVPFLDLRGTLSTSGERGLLGFATAPDYATSGQFYVFVTDPVGTIEVRRYTRDAANPDIADPSTMQLILQQPHPLLVHNGGWIGFGPDNFLYIAIGDGGGAGDPDNNGQNVNNLLGKILRVDVSRDDFASDLTRNYGIPVDNPFAHGGGAPEIWSYGLRNPFRASFYVPPTGSPILILGDVGEDTVEEIDVAMGNDNFGWSQREGTHQFKGIDSPAFTPPVAEYLHGAGPREGNTVIGGIVYRGPVESLKDQYIFGDFINGNLWSLPVTSLVVGTTIPSGQFTLRNADFAPDAGAMNNIVAFGEDQSRNLYIVDLDGEVFVIEAAPATGPLMPSRMSQLSARRLQGKKPLRHWCAEAWDGHTVRWNEGQMLLAGQGFTCVRKYFDAQALQRVEK, from the coding sequence ATGTCGCCGTTGCGCCATGCACTGAACGGATTCATCGCCGGCTGCGCGCTGGCCCTCGCCGGCTGCGGCAGCGGCATGACCAGCGGCAGCATCACCGTCGGCAACTCGCCACCGGTGTTCACCTCGCCAGCGAACGTCTCGGTGGTCGAAGACACCACGGGCGTGTTCTACAACGCGACCGCCACCGATGCGAACGGCGACACCATCGCCTTCACCATCGCCGGCGGCCCGGACGCGGCCTTGTTCAACATGACCACCGCGGGCGCACTCTCGTTCAACGCGCCGCCGGATTTCGAAGTGCCGCTGGATGCGGGCAACGACAACGTCTACAACCTCGTGCTCGGTGCGAACGACGGCATCTCGACCACGACGCTCGCGCTCGCAGTGACCGTCACCGACCAACCGAGTGCGCGCTTCCAGGTGCGTCGCGTTGCGTTCGGATTGTCGTCGCCAGTGTTCGTCGCGCCGGTGCCCGATGGCACCGGGCGCGTGTTCGTCGGCGAGCTGGCCGGACGCATCCGAATCCTCACGCCGTCCAACGGGACCGTCGCAGCCGTGCCCTTCCTCGACTTGCGCGGCACGCTGTCCACGAGCGGCGAGCGCGGCCTGCTCGGCTTCGCGACCGCGCCGGATTATGCAACGAGTGGCCAGTTCTACGTGTTCGTGACCGATCCGGTCGGCACGATCGAGGTGCGTCGCTACACCCGCGATGCCGCCAACCCCGACATCGCCGATCCGTCGACGATGCAACTCATCCTGCAACAGCCGCACCCGTTGCTCGTCCACAACGGCGGCTGGATCGGCTTCGGCCCCGACAACTTCCTCTACATCGCGATCGGCGACGGCGGTGGCGCCGGCGATCCCGACAACAACGGGCAGAACGTCAACAATCTGCTCGGCAAGATCCTGCGCGTGGATGTTTCGCGCGACGACTTCGCGAGCGACCTCACGCGCAACTACGGCATCCCGGTCGACAACCCGTTCGCGCACGGCGGCGGCGCGCCGGAAATCTGGTCCTACGGGCTGCGCAATCCGTTCCGCGCGAGCTTCTACGTCCCGCCGACCGGTTCGCCGATCCTGATCCTGGGCGACGTGGGCGAAGACACGGTCGAAGAAATCGATGTCGCGATGGGCAACGACAACTTCGGCTGGTCGCAGCGCGAGGGCACGCATCAGTTCAAGGGCATCGACAGTCCCGCGTTCACGCCGCCCGTGGCCGAGTACCTGCACGGCGCCGGCCCGCGCGAGGGCAACACGGTGATCGGCGGCATCGTGTATCGCGGTCCCGTGGAATCGCTGAAGGACCAGTACATCTTCGGCGACTTCATCAACGGCAACCTGTGGTCGCTGCCCGTGACCAGCCTGGTGGTGGGCACGACGATCCCGAGCGGGCAGTTCACGCTGCGCAATGCGGACTTCGCGCCCGACGCCGGTGCGATGAACAACATCGTCGCCTTCGGCGAGGACCAGTCGCGCAACCTGTACATCGTGGATTTGGACGGCGAGGTGTTCGTGATCGAAGCCGCGCCCGCGACCGGGCCGCTGATGCCCTCGCGGATGTCGCA